GCAAATTGCAACTCCTGAAGTTACACCAAGCTGCATTAAATCATAGCGTTTGTGGCATATAATCTTGAAAGTCTTCTAAGTGGGTTTCGTCTTCGGATATTATAGTTAGGGTTCCGATCGCACTACCCGGTTGGCGAGGTTTGCGCGGTGGTGGCAGTTCCCCAATCAGTCTGGCGACAGTGCGATCGCCTTCCAAAATC
The nucleotide sequence above comes from Aerosakkonema funiforme FACHB-1375. Encoded proteins:
- a CDS encoding type II toxin-antitoxin system Phd/YefM family antitoxin, producing the protein MTRITLAEAQLRLPELIASLQPGEELQILEGDRTVARLIGELPPPRKPRQPGSAIGTLTIISEDETHLEDFQDYMPQTL